In a single window of the Desulfovibrio psychrotolerans genome:
- a CDS encoding AAA family ATPase, giving the protein MTSTRNPFFTGTIGPDQPFCNRTKEQDALIQHAESGMNVVLFAPRRYGKTSLVQRVQSRLEKEMGHCVIYAQFFRLMSVDDLVDRLAKAVFKGLHGHLSLLDKGRRFLRYFPTFSVGFSLNPDGTPSISVAPTERRMEALDRLESLLGDISRFLENEHTQVTIALDEFQDIVDLKDGRVEAILREHVQRHRAAYIFLGSRRRVLQEIFTTKDRPFYQSATMMELAPLPHEELTEFICDQFALAGKSCPKEYAAKMVKLVQQYPYYAQALAYRAFSLSSGTCTEQNVAEAYAGMLENERYGYQAIVQSLSAAHLKFLCAISVHPFAQITSSEFLQNHGLSLGGVQHATRHLAEQDIIEKTREGWRVVDPIFEDWLQRTFA; this is encoded by the coding sequence ATGACCAGCACGAGAAACCCCTTCTTCACAGGAACCATTGGCCCGGACCAGCCTTTCTGTAACCGGACAAAAGAACAGGATGCCCTCATTCAGCATGCAGAGTCGGGCATGAACGTCGTTCTCTTTGCACCTAGGCGCTACGGGAAAACGTCCCTTGTCCAGCGGGTGCAATCGCGGTTGGAAAAGGAAATGGGCCATTGCGTCATCTATGCGCAGTTCTTCCGCCTCATGTCCGTAGACGACCTCGTTGACCGGCTTGCAAAGGCTGTCTTCAAAGGCCTCCATGGACACCTCTCTTTGCTGGACAAAGGGCGCCGATTTTTACGGTACTTTCCTACCTTCTCCGTCGGCTTCAGCCTCAATCCTGACGGAACACCAAGCATATCCGTTGCGCCCACAGAACGCCGCATGGAAGCCTTGGACCGGCTTGAATCCCTGCTTGGCGATATCAGCCGCTTTTTGGAGAACGAGCACACTCAGGTCACCATCGCACTGGACGAATTTCAAGACATCGTGGACCTCAAAGATGGCCGCGTGGAGGCAATTCTTAGGGAGCATGTCCAGCGCCACCGGGCTGCATACATCTTTCTTGGCAGCCGACGCAGGGTACTCCAAGAAATCTTCACAACCAAGGACCGCCCCTTCTACCAAAGCGCAACAATGATGGAACTTGCCCCGCTGCCTCACGAAGAACTTACGGAGTTTATCTGCGATCAGTTTGCCCTTGCCGGCAAGTCGTGTCCGAAAGAATACGCCGCAAAGATGGTAAAGCTCGTGCAGCAGTACCCATATTATGCACAGGCGTTGGCCTACCGAGCTTTTTCACTAAGCTCCGGCACATGCACAGAACAAAACGTTGCCGAGGCATATGCCGGAATGCTGGAAAACGAGAGGTACGGCTATCAGGCCATCGTTCAATCCCTGTCCGCAGCGCACCTGAAATTTCTTTGCGCCATATCTGTCCATCCCTTTGCTCAAATCACCTCAAGCGAATTTCTCCAAAATCACGGCCTCTCGCTGGGCGGCGTGCAACATGCAACAAGGCACTTGGCAGAGCAGGATATCATCGAAAAAACACGTGAAGGCTGGAGGGTCGTGGATCCCATTTTTGAAGACTGGCTTCAGCGAACATTTGCCTAG
- a CDS encoding DEAD/DEAH box helicase: MEGFSFEGVELSPEVLKSIEDMGFEEASPIQALAIPPIMQGRDIIGQAQTGTGKTAAFGIPILERINPRERDVQAIVLCPTRELAIQVSEEISNLAKRMRSVNVLPVYGGQPIDRQFKALKRGVQVVVGTPGRVMDHLERGTIVLDKVVLAVLDEADEMLDMGFREDIEFILEKVPDSVQTVFFSATMPQEILNLAKRFLKDPEFLKVTQKVLTVPNIEQIYYEVRPFQKIDALCRVMDVYNPKLTVVFCSTKRGVDELTANLQGRGYQADGLHGNLNQTQRDRVMNRFRKGGIEILVATDVAARGIDVENVEAVVNFDIPNDVEYYVHRIGRTGRAGRSGRAFTFVSPKEFWKLRDIKRYTKARIVQHQIPSIEEVETAKSGKLLQEIRQQIQTGNLERYISTVESFIETEFNGDLTTMEMAAALLRIMMKRDLGDALPDETSGGFGDTGAQVGMVRLFLNVGRKMRIGARDIVGAIAGETGLPGKMIGNIEIYDRFCFVEVPQDYAPEVLTVMNGNQIRGFRLFVEPASRK; the protein is encoded by the coding sequence ATGGAAGGTTTTTCTTTTGAAGGGGTTGAGCTTTCGCCCGAGGTGCTCAAATCCATAGAGGACATGGGCTTTGAAGAGGCTTCGCCCATTCAGGCTCTGGCCATTCCGCCCATCATGCAGGGGCGTGACATCATTGGGCAGGCCCAGACGGGCACGGGCAAGACAGCCGCCTTCGGCATTCCCATTCTGGAACGCATTAACCCGCGCGAGAGGGATGTGCAGGCCATAGTGCTTTGCCCCACGCGCGAACTGGCCATTCAGGTTTCTGAAGAAATTTCCAATCTTGCCAAGCGCATGCGCAGCGTGAACGTGCTGCCGGTGTACGGCGGCCAGCCCATAGACAGGCAGTTCAAGGCGCTTAAGCGCGGAGTGCAGGTTGTTGTGGGCACGCCCGGGCGCGTTATGGACCACTTGGAGCGTGGCACCATTGTGCTGGACAAGGTGGTTCTGGCGGTGCTGGATGAAGCGGACGAAATGCTGGACATGGGGTTCCGCGAGGATATTGAATTCATTCTGGAGAAGGTGCCGGACTCGGTGCAGACGGTGTTCTTCTCTGCCACCATGCCGCAGGAGATTCTGAATCTTGCCAAGCGGTTTCTGAAAGATCCGGAGTTCCTCAAGGTGACGCAGAAGGTGCTCACCGTTCCCAATATCGAACAGATATACTACGAGGTGCGGCCCTTCCAGAAGATAGATGCGCTGTGCCGCGTGATGGATGTGTATAACCCCAAGCTTACGGTGGTGTTCTGCTCCACCAAGCGCGGGGTTGATGAACTTACCGCCAACTTGCAGGGGCGCGGATATCAGGCAGACGGCCTGCACGGCAACCTGAACCAGACCCAGCGCGACCGCGTGATGAACCGCTTCCGCAAGGGGGGCATAGAGATTCTGGTGGCAACGGACGTTGCCGCGCGCGGCATAGACGTGGAAAACGTGGAGGCCGTGGTCAACTTTGATATTCCCAACGATGTGGAATATTACGTGCACCGCATAGGCCGCACGGGCCGCGCCGGTCGCTCCGGCCGCGCCTTTACGTTTGTGTCGCCCAAGGAGTTCTGGAAGCTGCGCGACATTAAGCGTTACACAAAGGCGCGCATTGTTCAGCACCAGATTCCGTCCATTGAAGAGGTGGAAACCGCCAAGTCCGGCAAGCTGTTGCAGGAAATTCGCCAGCAGATTCAGACCGGCAATCTGGAACGGTACATCTCTACGGTGGAGAGCTTTATCGAAACCGAGTTCAACGGCGACCTGACCACCATGGAAATGGCGGCGGCCCTGTTGCGTATTATGATGAAGCGCGACCTTGGCGATGCCTTGCCGGACGAGACATCCGGCGGGTTCGGCGATACGGGCGCGCAGGTGGGCATGGTGCGTCTGTTCCTGAACGTGGGGCGCAAGATGCGCATAGGCGCGCGTGACATAGTGGGAGCCATTGCCGGAGAAACCGGCCTGCCCGGCAAGATGATAGGCAACATAGAAATCTATGACCGCTTCTGCTTTGTGGAAGTGCCGCAGGATTATGCGCCGGAAGTGCTTACCGTGATGAACGGCAACCAGATACGCGGTTTCCGCCTGTTTGTGGAGCCTGCCAGCCGCAAGTAA
- a CDS encoding GIY-YIG nuclease family protein: MADQTWVVYLVRCADMSLYCGITTDLERRLGEHNRGTGAKYTRTRTPVTLVASALFPDRRSAARMEYRVKQQPSGRKIDFLAQGAGAASPSALRTDAENA, encoded by the coding sequence ATGGCGGATCAGACTTGGGTTGTCTATCTGGTGCGCTGCGCGGATATGTCGCTTTATTGCGGCATAACCACGGATTTGGAGCGACGCCTTGGCGAGCACAACAGGGGGACGGGCGCGAAATATACGCGCACCCGCACCCCGGTTACGCTGGTTGCCAGCGCCTTGTTTCCCGACCGACGCAGTGCGGCACGGATGGAATATCGTGTGAAACAGCAACCCTCCGGGCGAAAGATCGACTTTCTGGCACAGGGTGCCGGAGCCGCATCGCCCTCAGCGTTGCGAACGGATGCCGAGAACGCGTAA
- a CDS encoding metal-dependent hydrolase, with amino-acid sequence MNTLTWHGHSNFQIATPTTNIIIDPFFHGNPSADSAWTDIARPDAVFVTHDHGDHVGQAADICKATGAMLGAVVGTAGKLAADLPAAQVVNGIGFNIGGTVRVGNVSVTMTQAYHSSESGVAVGYILRLDDGFTIYHAGDTGIFSGMKLWGRLYDIDVALLPIGGVFTMDARQAALACSLLRCRGVVPMHWGTFPVLDQNTRAFRAALENFAPECRLFELKPGEAHPFSKLPEEDCGCA; translated from the coding sequence ATGAACACGCTGACATGGCACGGACATTCCAATTTTCAGATTGCCACTCCCACCACAAACATCATAATTGATCCTTTTTTCCACGGTAATCCTTCTGCGGACAGCGCATGGACCGATATTGCCCGCCCGGATGCCGTGTTTGTGACCCATGACCACGGCGACCATGTGGGGCAGGCGGCGGACATATGCAAGGCAACCGGGGCCATGCTCGGTGCGGTGGTGGGCACGGCAGGCAAGCTGGCGGCAGACCTGCCCGCCGCGCAGGTGGTGAACGGCATCGGCTTCAATATCGGCGGTACGGTGCGCGTGGGCAACGTCTCCGTTACCATGACGCAGGCGTACCACTCATCGGAATCCGGCGTGGCGGTGGGCTACATCCTCAGGCTGGATGATGGCTTTACGATATATCATGCGGGCGATACGGGTATTTTTTCCGGCATGAAGCTGTGGGGCAGGCTCTATGATATTGATGTGGCGCTGCTGCCCATAGGGGGCGTGTTCACCATGGATGCGCGGCAGGCGGCTCTTGCCTGTTCGCTGCTGAGGTGCCGGGGCGTGGTGCCCATGCACTGGGGGACCTTTCCCGTGCTGGACCAGAACACCCGCGCTTTTCGTGCTGCACTGGAGAATTTTGCGCCGGAGTGCCGGTTGTTTGAACTGAAGCCGGGTGAGGCTCACCCGTTCAGCAAGCTGCCGGAAGAAGACTGCGGCTGCGCATAA
- a CDS encoding UbiX family flavin prenyltransferase: MKRIVMGVTGASGMPLAVTLLRALHGSGQVETHLIVSDAARQVLVLESAMQVEQLAAWAHATYAPQDFGAPPASGSWRHDGMVVCPCSMASLAAIANGLGSNLLHRAADVTLKERRPLILVPRETPLNRVHLRNMLAADEAGACIMPPVPGFYSGAADLQGVLDHLAGRIMDQLGLENTLVRRWQGMGAGYEGQVPSN; encoded by the coding sequence ATGAAACGGATAGTGATGGGAGTAACCGGGGCCAGCGGCATGCCTCTTGCCGTAACCTTGCTGCGGGCGTTGCACGGTAGCGGGCAGGTGGAGACGCATCTCATTGTTTCCGATGCCGCGCGGCAGGTGCTGGTGCTGGAGTCTGCCATGCAGGTGGAGCAGCTTGCGGCATGGGCTCATGCGACGTACGCGCCGCAGGATTTTGGTGCTCCTCCGGCAAGCGGGTCGTGGCGGCATGACGGCATGGTGGTGTGTCCCTGCTCCATGGCATCGCTGGCGGCCATAGCCAACGGGCTGGGCTCCAACCTGCTGCACCGGGCGGCGGACGTGACGCTCAAGGAGCGCAGGCCGCTCATTCTTGTGCCGCGCGAAACGCCGCTGAATCGTGTGCATCTGCGCAACATGCTGGCGGCGGATGAGGCAGGGGCTTGCATTATGCCTCCGGTACCGGGATTTTACTCTGGAGCGGCTGACCTGCAAGGTGTGTTGGATCACCTGGCGGGGCGCATTATGGATCAGCTGGGGCTGGAGAATACGCTGGTAAGGCGCTGGCAGGGCATGGGGGCAGGGTATGAAGGACAGGTACCGTCCAATTGA
- a CDS encoding LuxR C-terminal-related transcriptional regulator produces MSETPESTPDLLERISSNQPLFLNRWSLRMAEAGYLQHTTAKRVDCILALDEFLQPILDHAAAHSGQPEFRDLVRNDNDWSRFLTESARRHRMRGVPAEMFLGCFKTFIHSLLDVVEHLEAPPWRREEAARLIRLYGDALEVLFLQDWTRFLPELTEQKIDEMNRLLTLEKCRFENILNSTSDLILVVDNDGLVVNANAAVRDALPVSPEEILGRPVWKILDLEGRTVEELLRYYPVGITCELAPFGESAIYRMQITPLNSVSLASDQYIVVLTNITTQAMQRETLERIVDEKTEALRKEKEQLEEMNITLRNVLKSIDREREEQADNLAAKVSTLVLPALERIENESDAAIRKGYTTVVADQLRRLVPGGSGTDPLLLKLTHMEMKVCQFIRSGHSTKDIADHLNLSVETIQTHRKNIRRKLGLLGSSVSLYAHLATQALRD; encoded by the coding sequence ATGAGCGAGACACCGGAATCCACTCCCGACCTGCTGGAACGCATAAGCAGTAACCAGCCCCTCTTCCTGAACCGCTGGTCCCTACGCATGGCCGAGGCAGGCTACCTGCAGCACACCACGGCAAAACGCGTGGACTGCATCCTTGCGCTGGACGAATTTCTGCAGCCCATCCTTGACCACGCGGCTGCCCACTCCGGCCAGCCGGAGTTCCGCGACCTTGTGCGTAACGACAATGACTGGAGCCGCTTCCTCACAGAATCCGCCCGCAGGCACCGCATGCGGGGCGTTCCTGCCGAGATGTTTCTCGGCTGCTTTAAAACATTTATCCACAGCCTGCTGGATGTGGTGGAGCATCTGGAAGCGCCGCCGTGGCGGCGCGAAGAGGCCGCACGCCTCATCCGACTGTACGGCGATGCTCTGGAAGTGCTGTTTCTGCAGGACTGGACGCGGTTTCTGCCGGAGCTTACCGAGCAGAAAATTGATGAAATGAACAGGCTACTTACGCTAGAAAAATGCCGGTTTGAGAACATTCTCAACTCCACCTCCGACCTCATCCTTGTGGTGGACAACGACGGGCTGGTGGTGAACGCCAATGCCGCCGTCAGGGACGCATTGCCGGTCTCCCCGGAAGAAATTCTCGGTCGCCCGGTGTGGAAGATTTTGGATTTGGAAGGACGAACGGTGGAAGAACTGCTCCGCTACTATCCCGTGGGCATCACCTGCGAGCTGGCTCCTTTCGGAGAGTCGGCCATCTACCGTATGCAGATTACCCCGCTCAACTCCGTAAGCCTTGCCAGCGACCAGTATATCGTGGTGCTTACCAACATTACCACGCAGGCCATGCAGCGCGAAACGCTGGAACGCATTGTGGACGAAAAAACCGAAGCCCTGCGCAAGGAAAAGGAACAACTGGAAGAAATGAACATTACCCTGCGCAACGTGCTCAAGAGCATAGACAGGGAACGCGAAGAACAGGCGGACAACTTGGCTGCAAAGGTCAGCACGCTGGTGCTGCCCGCACTGGAACGCATAGAAAACGAGAGCGACGCGGCTATACGCAAGGGCTACACCACTGTGGTGGCAGACCAGCTGCGCAGGCTCGTCCCCGGCGGTTCCGGCACAGACCCGCTGCTGCTCAAACTCACGCACATGGAGATGAAGGTCTGCCAGTTTATCCGCTCCGGCCATTCCACCAAGGATATCGCCGACCATCTGAACCTGTCTGTGGAAACCATTCAGACCCACCGCAAAAACATCCGGCGTAAGCTGGGGCTGCTGGGCAGCAGCGTAAGCCTGTATGCCCATCTGGCCACACAGGCCCTGCGCGACTGA
- a CDS encoding TorD/DmsD family molecular chaperone, translating to MPDSHTGKRAEIADNETLAALRDFFAATGAADLRDAASRIAAATGSPLPAETDWTTAEYLFNRLFVGPAAVPAPPYASAYGDDESLLMGKPAQAARQAYRSMGLAVPRQGTIPDDHLAFELDAVLALRSLAEASPSSPAGPHAAFITDHMACWLPRFIQAVRANLPSGTAEGMPGPPEHTVCPVTLAVDTLAAWLDEETRSMAASSPHSQNTNSKEE from the coding sequence GTGCCCGACAGTCATACCGGCAAACGCGCAGAAATCGCAGACAACGAAACGCTTGCCGCCCTGCGGGACTTTTTTGCGGCCACAGGCGCAGCCGACCTGCGGGATGCCGCCAGCCGCATCGCCGCCGCGACAGGTTCTCCCCTGCCCGCCGAAACCGACTGGACCACCGCCGAGTATCTCTTCAACAGGCTGTTCGTGGGTCCGGCAGCCGTGCCCGCGCCGCCCTATGCCTCCGCCTACGGCGATGACGAATCCCTGCTCATGGGCAAACCCGCGCAGGCCGCGCGGCAGGCATACCGCAGCATGGGGCTGGCCGTACCCCGTCAGGGCACGATTCCGGATGACCATCTGGCCTTTGAGCTGGACGCCGTGCTCGCCCTGCGCTCCCTTGCAGAGGCGTCTCCCTCCAGTCCTGCAGGGCCGCACGCGGCCTTCATCACCGACCATATGGCCTGCTGGCTGCCCCGTTTCATTCAGGCAGTGCGGGCTAACCTGCCTTCCGGCACCGCCGAAGGTATGCCCGGCCCCCCGGAACACACGGTGTGTCCCGTCACGCTGGCCGTAGACACGCTCGCCGCGTGGCTGGACGAAGAAACCCGAAGCATGGCGGCATCCAGTCCGCATTCCCAGAACACCAACTCCAAGGAGGAGTAG
- a CDS encoding molybdopterin-dependent oxidoreductase: MKEKNSGLSRRRFLQGISAAGAAALLPCRFLMPHSAQAAAFSEQEYQVFRNACPRNCYDTCSIKTYVQDGVVKFIEGAQESTFTHGGLCVKGYAYPRRVYSPDRIKYPMVQDGRRTGNWRRVTWDEAMDRIARKVLELKEQDGSLLGLGLTKYSGNFGITNYGVEGMMSSLGYTTRFVGTPCWPAGIDAQNYDLGDMWCNDPEDMVKSRYIIIWGANPAWCSVHSMKYVMEAKRRGAKVVVIDPVFTQTAAKGDVFWQPETSSDGALALGMARHILDAGLVDRDFVNNHSVGFNEFADYLRANVTVEWAAERSGIPAQQIREVAEEFASADPATIWIGYGMQRHTNGGASVRAIDALVAMTGNVGKEGGGARYGHLRTWGFNYHALLQKQPEGAVGFVGGGGPKGDFDFTKEEAAASYTDRTVNINKTAQAILDTKDPAIRMLWVSCKNPFAQDFDRPKLEKAFDTLDLVVSVEQFFTETVSNSDIVLPVTTLFEEWTVNVSYWHYWMGLNEQAITPMFETKSNIEIAALLSKKMNELSPGSCTFPQEIDTREWLEKEFNQGIYDTFGISHWTDLRNGPAKARMASSASWHDKAFGTPSGKYEFRSELCEQNGHAALPVYKEGRKPYDVFRVLTPHTQFGLHSQFINLDWMKEYNKEPFIYMHPDAAREKGIADLDTVRVFNKVGEVRSRVKLTRNVAKDCLLMYEAWFGPESTFNVQNLVDDEASDMGAFKTGAPGVALHDQFANVEKL, encoded by the coding sequence ATGAAGGAAAAAAACAGTGGTCTGAGCAGGCGGAGATTCCTGCAGGGAATCTCCGCAGCAGGCGCAGCGGCCCTGCTGCCCTGCCGTTTCCTCATGCCGCATTCCGCGCAGGCCGCGGCATTCTCTGAGCAGGAATATCAGGTGTTCCGCAACGCCTGTCCGCGCAACTGTTATGACACCTGCTCCATTAAAACCTACGTACAGGACGGGGTGGTCAAGTTCATAGAGGGAGCACAGGAATCCACCTTCACGCACGGCGGCCTGTGTGTGAAGGGCTATGCCTATCCCCGCCGCGTCTACAGCCCCGACCGCATCAAATACCCCATGGTGCAGGACGGACGCCGCACCGGCAACTGGCGCCGCGTAACGTGGGACGAGGCCATGGACCGCATAGCCCGCAAGGTGCTGGAACTGAAGGAACAGGATGGCAGCCTGCTGGGGCTTGGCCTGACCAAATATTCCGGCAACTTCGGCATCACCAACTACGGCGTGGAAGGCATGATGTCCTCCCTCGGCTACACCACGCGCTTTGTGGGCACCCCCTGCTGGCCCGCAGGCATAGACGCCCAGAATTACGACTTGGGCGACATGTGGTGCAACGACCCGGAAGACATGGTGAAGTCGCGCTACATCATCATCTGGGGCGCAAACCCTGCGTGGTGCTCCGTGCACTCCATGAAGTACGTGATGGAAGCCAAACGACGCGGAGCCAAGGTGGTGGTCATAGACCCCGTATTCACGCAGACTGCCGCCAAGGGCGATGTGTTCTGGCAGCCGGAAACATCCAGCGACGGCGCTCTGGCACTGGGCATGGCCCGCCACATTCTTGATGCGGGCCTTGTGGACCGCGACTTTGTGAACAACCATTCCGTGGGATTCAACGAATTTGCCGACTACCTGCGTGCCAACGTGACCGTGGAGTGGGCGGCGGAACGCAGCGGCATTCCCGCACAGCAGATACGCGAGGTGGCGGAAGAGTTTGCCTCGGCAGACCCGGCCACCATCTGGATAGGCTACGGCATGCAGCGGCATACCAACGGCGGCGCTTCCGTGCGCGCCATTGACGCGCTGGTGGCCATGACCGGCAACGTGGGCAAGGAAGGCGGCGGTGCACGCTATGGACATCTGCGCACATGGGGCTTCAACTACCACGCCCTGCTCCAGAAGCAGCCCGAGGGAGCAGTGGGCTTTGTGGGCGGCGGCGGACCCAAGGGCGACTTCGACTTCACCAAGGAAGAGGCAGCCGCCAGCTACACCGACCGCACGGTTAACATCAACAAGACCGCGCAGGCCATACTGGATACCAAAGACCCCGCCATCCGCATGCTCTGGGTTTCCTGCAAGAACCCCTTTGCGCAGGACTTCGACCGGCCCAAGCTCGAAAAGGCCTTTGACACGCTGGATCTGGTGGTTTCCGTGGAACAGTTCTTCACCGAAACCGTGAGCAATTCCGACATCGTGCTTCCCGTGACCACGCTGTTCGAGGAATGGACGGTGAACGTCTCCTACTGGCACTACTGGATGGGGCTGAACGAGCAGGCCATAACGCCCATGTTCGAAACCAAATCCAATATCGAAATAGCGGCCCTGCTCTCCAAAAAGATGAACGAGCTTTCCCCCGGCTCCTGCACTTTCCCGCAGGAAATAGACACCCGCGAATGGCTGGAGAAAGAGTTCAATCAGGGCATCTACGACACCTTCGGCATCTCGCACTGGACAGACCTGCGCAACGGCCCCGCCAAGGCGCGTATGGCCTCCAGTGCTTCGTGGCACGACAAGGCCTTCGGCACGCCTTCCGGTAAATACGAGTTCAGGTCCGAGCTGTGCGAGCAGAACGGCCACGCGGCCCTGCCCGTCTACAAGGAAGGCCGCAAGCCCTATGACGTATTCCGCGTGCTGACACCGCACACCCAGTTCGGCCTGCATTCGCAGTTCATCAATCTGGACTGGATGAAGGAATACAACAAGGAACCGTTCATCTACATGCATCCTGATGCGGCCCGCGAAAAAGGCATTGCCGACCTGGACACCGTGCGCGTCTTCAACAAGGTGGGCGAGGTGCGCAGCCGCGTCAAGCTTACCCGCAACGTGGCAAAGGACTGCCTGCTCATGTACGAGGCGTGGTTCGGGCCGGAATCCACATTCAACGTGCAGAATCTGGTGGACGACGAGGCATCCGACATGGGCGCCTTCAAGACCGGGGCACCGGGCGTAGCCCTGCACGACCAGTTCGCCAATGTGGAAAAGCTTTAA
- a CDS encoding 4Fe-4S dicluster domain-containing protein, whose translation MNKQYAFLVDSERCIGCFTCAMACRNYYRHEKGVVWRHVYPLHEEIYPHRERAFFSLACNHCENPACLNVCPARAYTKREEDGVVVHHQERCIGCGNCIRSCPYGAPVYNPVEKRAEKCSLCHERLDAGLEPACVQSCPVQAIRLVDLNTLEPGNEVQFPPGFPKNTKVNPTTRFILPKAPTMVRR comes from the coding sequence ATGAACAAGCAATACGCCTTTCTGGTGGATTCCGAGCGCTGCATAGGCTGCTTTACCTGCGCCATGGCGTGCCGCAACTACTACCGGCATGAAAAGGGAGTGGTCTGGCGGCATGTCTACCCGCTGCATGAGGAAATATATCCTCACAGGGAGCGGGCCTTTTTCTCGCTGGCCTGCAACCACTGTGAAAACCCCGCCTGCCTGAACGTGTGCCCTGCACGGGCCTATACCAAACGCGAAGAGGACGGCGTGGTGGTGCACCATCAGGAACGGTGCATAGGCTGCGGCAACTGCATACGCTCCTGTCCCTACGGAGCGCCTGTCTACAACCCCGTGGAGAAACGGGCGGAAAAGTGCAGCCTGTGCCACGAGCGGCTGGATGCGGGCCTTGAGCCCGCCTGTGTGCAGAGCTGCCCCGTTCAGGCCATACGGCTGGTAGACCTGAACACGCTGGAACCGGGCAACGAAGTGCAGTTCCCCCCCGGATTCCCCAAGAACACCAAGGTGAACCCCACCACACGGTTCATCCTGCCCAAAGCACCGACAATGGTGAGGAGGTAG
- a CDS encoding dimethyl sulfoxide reductase anchor subunit family protein: MQSMEIPLVLFTVLSQASVGIALMSAALLATGPQSGQGANIAKGWAAATALMVVGVLASLFHLGHPLESFRALAHLEKAWLSREVLAAGVFAVLAAAAIRANQSAALVYASAATGLMLLLASGMTYAPAALPAVNNALPTIFFVISAVVLGAGFVSWFAASSAQPLLRRIFSTALVVGLVVSLAAPCVWLSGGEIMRQTGLAWLGSGLYWTHIVIMAACLAVTAKADFIPRWLPLLALAGELAGRAAFFADTVHTATHMGGVY; the protein is encoded by the coding sequence ATGCAATCCATGGAAATACCGCTGGTCCTGTTCACGGTGCTCTCGCAGGCATCCGTGGGCATAGCGCTCATGAGCGCCGCGCTTCTGGCAACCGGCCCGCAGTCCGGGCAGGGCGCCAACATTGCCAAGGGCTGGGCAGCCGCCACGGCTCTCATGGTCGTGGGCGTGCTCGCCTCACTGTTCCATCTTGGTCATCCGCTGGAATCCTTCCGCGCTCTGGCGCATCTGGAAAAGGCGTGGCTCAGCCGCGAGGTGCTGGCCGCTGGCGTCTTTGCGGTGCTGGCCGCAGCCGCCATCCGTGCAAATCAGTCCGCCGCGCTGGTATACGCAAGCGCCGCCACCGGGCTTATGCTGCTGCTGGCATCCGGCATGACCTACGCCCCCGCTGCCCTGCCCGCCGTGAACAACGCCCTGCCCACCATCTTCTTTGTCATCTCCGCCGTGGTGCTGGGTGCCGGGTTCGTCAGCTGGTTCGCGGCATCGTCCGCACAGCCGCTGCTCCGGCGCATCTTCAGCACGGCTCTGGTGGTGGGACTGGTGGTCAGCCTTGCCGCCCCGTGCGTCTGGCTCTCCGGCGGCGAGATCATGCGCCAGACCGGCCTTGCATGGCTGGGCTCCGGCCTGTACTGGACGCACATTGTCATCATGGCGGCATGCCTTGCCGTGACGGCAAAAGCCGACTTCATCCCCCGCTGGCTGCCCCTGCTCGCACTGGCGGGAGAACTGGCAGGGCGCGCGGCCTTCTTTGCGGACACCGTGCATACGGCCACGCATATGGGCGGCGTATACTGA